One window of the Lactococcus lactis genome contains the following:
- a CDS encoding DNA/RNA non-specific endonuclease, protein MKNKKIIPLLIVSIFILGGCANSQSDMDKSNHKWSQKDKTPSEELAKSVLTSSIKEQLKTDNIKFDHGSFIVNNNNNDLAIINVVDPYAKNEIDIQGRPYLGEAVLPKSIQNNEKDNKDEKVIPQFGWGQKSNLKGFYKKAYTKGFLLNSKLIGGVKDFNDSGSNMENIFTQTVWASEANDSSSKGQKYFENMIHKVQDKNMIIKYRVKALYDGSNLVPSGTEIEAKSDDFSLEIHVFIPNVQPNLKVDYKTGQVTEVK, encoded by the coding sequence ATGAAGAACAAAAAAATTATCCCATTACTGATTGTCAGCATTTTTATCTTAGGGGGCTGTGCTAACAGTCAATCTGATATGGATAAAAGTAATCATAAATGGAGTCAAAAAGATAAGACACCCTCAGAAGAACTCGCAAAAAGTGTTCTGACTTCTTCAATAAAAGAACAATTAAAAACAGATAACATAAAATTTGATCACGGTTCATTTATCGTTAATAATAATAACAATGATTTAGCAATTATTAATGTTGTAGACCCATACGCTAAGAATGAAATAGATATTCAAGGGCGTCCTTATTTGGGTGAAGCAGTTCTCCCAAAATCTATTCAAAATAATGAAAAGGATAATAAAGATGAAAAAGTGATTCCTCAATTTGGTTGGGGACAAAAATCTAACTTGAAAGGCTTCTATAAAAAAGCTTATACTAAAGGTTTTTTGCTAAATAGCAAACTAATAGGTGGCGTTAAAGATTTCAATGATAGCGGGTCAAATATGGAAAATATATTTACTCAAACGGTTTGGGCGAGTGAAGCTAATGATTCAAGTTCCAAGGGACAAAAATATTTTGAAAATATGATTCATAAAGTTCAAGATAAGAATATGATCATCAAGTATAGAGTGAAAGCACTCTATGATGGAAGTAACCTTGTCCCATCAGGAACTGAAATAGAAGCAAAATCTGATGATTTTTCACTCGAGATACATGTTTTTATTCCAAATGTTCAACCAAATCTTAAAGTAGATTATAAAACAGGTCAGGTCACTGAAGTCAAATAA